A single genomic interval of Spinacia oleracea cultivar Varoflay chromosome 6, BTI_SOV_V1, whole genome shotgun sequence harbors:
- the LOC110804987 gene encoding uncharacterized protein — protein sequence MRNMRNGMDNPIEHQNYRYVNTGVFGVPSKLFWITVRGTGPTLVKEQPFGGKVVVFGGDFRQILPVIPKGSRQDIVFAAINSSYLWDFCRVLSLTQNMRLQLGSSGDSNEIREFSEWILRIGDGKEGEPNDGETTIEIPDDVLIKDVVTNPIAVIVDSIYPSVLENLDDPKFFQDRAILAPTNECVEEVNEQLLSMISGEEKIYLSSDSICKADIQGNQELYTPDFLNSIKCSGLPNHTLKLKVGVPVMLLRNIDQPSGLCNGTRLVVTQLGNHIIEAKILSGSNVGHKVFIPRLLLTPSDTKLPFKFQRTQYPLVVCFAMTINKSQGQSLSHVGLYLPRPVFSHGQLYVAISRVTRKSGLKILICDKDGRTYNTTQNVVYKEVFQNLA from the exons GACAACCCCATAGAGCACCAGAATTACAGGTATGTCAATACTGGTGTCTTTG GAGTaccttctaaattattttggattacCGTGCGTGGCACGGGTCCTACACTAGTCAAGGAACAACCATTCGGTGGAAAGGTAGTTGTTTTTGGAGGAGACTTTCGACAAATTTTACCGGTTATCCCAAAGGGAAGTCGTCAAGATATTGTTTTTGCAGCCATAAACTCTTCCTATTTATGGGATTTTTGTCGAGTGTTATCTTTGACACAAAACATGAGACTGCAATTAGGAAGTTCAGGAGATTCAAATGAGATTAGAGAATTTTCAGAGTGGATATTGAGAATTGGAGATGGTAAGGAAGGAGAACCTAATGATGGGGAAACAACCATAGAGATTCCAGATGATGTGTTGATTAAAGATGTGGTAACTAATCCCATTGCAGTAATTGTTGATAGTATCTATCCTTCTGTCTTGGAGAACTTGGATGACCCAAAGTTTTTCCAAGATAGAGCTATTCTTGCTCCAACAAACGAGTGTGTAGAGGAGGTAAATGAACAGTTGTTGTCAATGATATCAGGAGAGGAGAAAATATACTTAAGTTCAGATAGTATTTGCAAAGCAGATATACAGGGTAATCAAGAGCTATATACACCTGACTTCTTAAACAGTATCAAGTGTTCTGGGCTACCGAATCATACCCTAAAACTGAAGGTAGGAGTCCCTGTTATGTTACTTAGGAACATCGACCAACCTTCTGGTTTGTGTAATGGCACGAGATTAGTGGTTACACAGTTGGGTAACCATATAATTGAGGCTAAAATACTATCGGGAAGCAACGTCGGTCACAAAGTTTTCATACCTCGACTACTCTTGACCCCATCTGACACAAAATTGCCTTTCAAGTTTCAGCGCACGCAATATCCATTGGTTGTTTGCTTTGCTATGACTATAAACAAAAGTCAAGGCCAATCTCTTTCTCATGTAGGTCTATATCTTCCTAGACCGGTCTTTAGTCATGGTCAACTATATGTAGCAATATCAAGGGTTACCAGGAAAAGTGGGTTGAAAATTTTGATATGTGATAAGGATGGTCGCACATATAATACTACGCAAAATGTAGTATACAAAGAAGTTTTCCAGAATTTAGCTTAA